The genomic region AATGACCATTATGTTGATAGGCTTCCTTTAAAATATAGCGATTTCCTTTTTGGGTGTAAGCCAGTTTCCCGGTTTCAAATCCGTTTGTAAATACAATACTGTCTTTTTCAAACGTTATTTCGGTACCATAAAAAGGAATATTCTGTAATAATTTTGTTTTAGATTGCTCTAAATAGGATGTATTAATAAACCTCCCCGATAGTTTATAGTCCGATTCACTTTTTGAACAGGAAAAAAGTGTCATACAACTAACTGCCAGAAGAATTCTATTCAGAGCAATCATAATCAGTTCGGTTAAACACCAAATTGTCTTAAATGATGATCAAGGTGTTTCCACTGTGAAATATCCCATTCTTCGGCCGTCATTGGTCCAAAAAACGGGTGTTTCAGATTTTTAATCACCGAAGGTCCATTTTGAAAGCGGCTAACATGTTCTATTAATGTTTTTTTTGCAGCATCAAAATCGGGTTCGTGCGTGATGATAAATTCTTTTGCTGTGGGGATATTCGGATCGAAAGGTTTGTCGCTAACCAACTTCTTTTTTGCCATTCGGCCAAATAAAAAGCCGATCAGACTTTGTTGTATCGTTAATTCGCCAAAGGCTACTTTTAACGGTGCCTGACAATGTTCCATCATCTGGCTCACGGTCATTTTCCCCCAATGCGATAGGGAATGAGGCGACAATTGGTTGATGCGATCAATGATTTCCTGATTGGAATTTGTGTTGTATAAGCTTTTCATAGGTTATTTTTTTGTGGCGACAATAGCGTAAACCATGGGTATTTTGTTGTCCAGATGTTTGATACGGAATTTGTTTGGCGCAAATTCTTCTACTTCATTAAAACAGCTGTATGGCGAATAATCGTACTCCTCAAAGGTATTAATTTCCAATGTATTTTTTATAAGAGATTGGAATACTTCTGTGAGCGGATGATTCCAGCTCACCGATTCGTTTTTCAGGGGAGCTTCTTTGTCGGCATAGGTACCTGAAGTCGTTTCAATAATCGTCTCGGTATTGAAATAACTGTATTCAATTTTTGTGAAATCATAATCAAACATCCATACAACCGGATGAAACTCGGCAAAAACAAATTTCCCACCGGGTTTTAGAAAATGATGAATCACCTGCGCCCATTTATCCAGATCGGGTAACCAGCCAATGGTTCCATAACTGGTAAATACGATATCGAATTCACCTTCCAACTGATGGGGTAAATCGTATACATCGGAACAAACAAAAGTAGCATCGAGATTGAGCTGTTCGGCCAGTTCGCGGGCTTTGGCAATGGCTTTGTCGGATAAATCCATACCGGTGACTTTGGCTCCCATACGAGCTAACGAAAGGGTATCCTGACCAAAATGGCATTGGAGGTGTAATATTTTTTTCCCGGTTACATCGCCCAATAAATGAAGTTCAATATCGTTTAATGTTGATTTTCCGTTTAAAAAGGCTTCCGTATTATAGAAGTCGGAATCCACGTGGTAGTCCACTTTTTGGTTCCAGGTGGCTTTATTCGTAGCTAAATAATCTTTTGGAATTTCCATATTGGTGTTTTTTGATGGATGCTTTTCGGAAAAAGTCCGAAAAGTGCTTTACAAATATACTGTTTGTCCGTTTTTCTCAACATGGGCTGCATATCTTTTCCTGTAATTTAAGATTTAATTAAGACTTATCGGATTAATTTTGTAGCATGAACTTATCCAAAACAGATGTTGGCTTTATGGCCATTGCAACAGGTTTAATTGTCGCAAACCTGTATTATTGTCAGCCCCTTATTATCCTTATTGCAAAAGAATTTGCCATTCCCGAAGATCAGGCGGGTACAATTACGTATCTGACACAGGCCGGATATGCTATCGGAATGTTTTTTATGGTTCCGCTGGGCGATAAACTGGAACGTAAAAAACAAATCCAGTTTACAACATTGGCGGCAGTTGTAGCGCTTATTATTGCGGCTACGGCTTCCAATTTCAGAATGCTGCAAATAGCCAGTTTCCTGATCGGTGCCGCTTCGATTGTTCCGCAATTAATTTTACCTTTATCGGCCAGTTTAGCCTCGCCAGAACAAAGAGGTAAGGTCATTGGAACGGTGATGAGTGGTCTGTTGGTTGGAATTCTGATCTCGCGAACCGTTAGTGGTTTTATCGGAGCCTGGCTTGGATGGCGTGGGATGTTTTGGATTGCAGCCGTTTTGTGTTTATTAATTGTAGTGGTGATTCAGAAAAAATTCCCGGTAAATAAACCCGATTTTAAAGGTACTTATGGCGAATTATTACAGTCGTTATTTTCATTGATCAAAACACAACCGATGCTACGCGAAGCCACTTTGATCAATGCGCTAAGTTTTGCACAGTTTGGAGCTTTCTGGACGACGATGGTATTGTTGTTATCCGGTGATCCGTTTAATTTTAACAGTGCAACAATCGGACTTTTTGGTATCGTAGGTGCTTCCGGTGCTTTGGCGGCTCCACTGGTTGGGAAACTCGGAGATAAAGGAAACCCAAGGGTCGTGATTGGTTATGGCTGTTTGTTATTATTGATCAGTTTTATTGTGTTCTATTTTTCTTCGGAAAGTATGATCGGAATTATGATCGGGATCGTATTTATCGATGTTGGCTTACAGTCGGTACATATTTCCAACCAGACGCGGGTATATTCGTTATTGCCCGAAGCACGTAACCGGATGAATACCGTATATATGTCGTTTAGCTTTTTAGGAACGGCGCTCGGATCGGCTTTTGGACTTTGGTTGTGGAATTTCGGAAAATGGCAGGCCTTTTCAATTGGTGGCGCGATGTTGTCGGTAGCCTCAATTATTATTTATGCGCTCACGTACAAGCGCAAATAAAGAAATTCACATTTTGTAAAATAAACTTATATTTGTTGCTCATTATATTTAAAATTAAAAAAAATGCAAGACGGAATTTACGCAAAATTTAATACGAATAAAGGCGTTATTTTAGTGAAATTAACGCATGATAAAACACCGGGAACTGTTGGTAACTTTATAGGACTGGCTGAAGGTAACCTGGAAAATGATGTTAAACCTCAAGGGAAACCGTATTATGATGGATTGAAATTCCACAGAGTAATCTCCGATTTTATGATTCAGGGAGGTTGCCCGCTAGGAAGTGGTGTTGGCGGACCGGGATATCAGTTTGACGATGAGTTTCACCCGGAATTAAAACACGATACACCAGGTGTGTTATCGATGGCCAATGCCGGACCTGGAACAAACGGATCGCAGTTTTTTATCACACATGTGGAAACACCTTGGTTGGACAATAAACATACCGTTTTCGGACATGTAGTGGAAGGACAGGATATCGTTGATGCAATTCAGCAAGATGATGTAATTGAAAGCCTTGAAATCGTTAGAGTAGGTGAAGAAGCACAAAAATGGAATGCTATTGAGGCGTTCCGTACTTTCGAAGGCTCTCGAGAAAAACGTTTAGCCGAGCAAAAACGTCAGGCAGAAGAAGCATTGGAAAAACTAGCTGCCGGTTTTGAAAAAACTGAAAGCGGTTTGCGTTATAAAATGATCCAGAAAGGAAATGGAAAACAAGCTGAAAAAGGTAAAACGGTTTCAGTTCATTATTCCGGATCTTTGGAGAACGGAATGGTTTTCGACAGCTCGTATAAAAGAAAACAACCTATCGAATTCCCATTAGGAAAAGGACATGTTATCGAAGGATGGGACGAAGGTATTGCCTTACTACAGGTTGGCGATAAAGCGCGTTTTGTGATTCCATCGTATTTAGGATACGGATCTCGTGGTGCCGGAGGTGTTATTCCACCGGATGCAACGCTTATTTTCGATGTGGAATTAATGGATGTAAAATAGTTATCGATTTGATTATAGTAAAAACTGCCTTATAAGGCAGTTTTTTTTATTTTTTATAATAGGCATTTTGAGTGTTTTTTGGCTCAAATATTCTTTTTAATGTGTTAAAATGTCCTTTTTTAATATGCGTGCATATTAGAATTGTGTTAAATTTAACAGTTCTTTATTAAATTATAACTTTTGTTAAAAGGTGTAATATTCTTGTAACCAGTTGTTTGGTTTTATTTTTTATATAAACTTAATTTTTTTATCGAAGCGAAAAAAAAAATAGTATTTTGGGAATGTCAATTATTTGCAAATAACACTCGACAACTCAATTAACTTTAAAAATTTAGTAATTATGAAAAATAATAAAGACCTTAAAAAGCCTTTTTTTGCGAATTTCCTAGAGAATCAAATGTCTAACGAGGAAAAAAGTACAGTACAAGGTGGTGATATCATCACATTAAAAACTGCGGATACGATCTACGTTACATTAAAATATCCATCGGATAACGAAGACGGACCTGGGCCAATCGTTACTTCAAAAAATTTGGATATGATGCAAACCATGAAATATCCATCGGATAACGACGAAACTGGAGGACCAATCTTAGTGCCAGACACAGATCCTACTATGTTGTAATAAAATTTACGGGCAATGACCTCTTTTGGGGACATTGCCTGTTTTTATTGTATGCCATGATATTATGTATAAGCCACAGTAATGATTTCTATACGATCGATATTGTAATAGAACGTTTAAAAGAACTGGGAAAAGAGGTTTTTCGATTAAATTCCGATACTTTTTCCGATCAGCTGGAATTTGAATATACAGTCGATCAACACGGACACACGGTCCGTTTAAAGCAAGATGGAGTACTGGTTTCTCTTGATGCTATCGAAGCGGTTTATTATCGAAAATTATGGCATATCAATGTGCCGGATGATCTTGATGACGCTTTTAAAAATATTTATCTTCAGGAATATACTACCATGCGTAGTCTTTTTTTTGAATCCCTCCGCCATCTTCCCTGGATGAATCCAATGGAATTGGATCACCGGATAGCGGAAAACAAACTGGAACAACTGGTTTTTGCCCGTAAATCGGGTTTAAATATACCGGAAACGCTTATTACCAACGAGCCTGAAAAGGTAAAAACGTTTTTCCATACCGTTTGTAACGGCAACATGATTGCCAAATTACACGGCTCTTTATCCCGAAGTATGAAAGGGGATACTCCTTTTTTTCCAACAACCCGAATCGAAGAATCCGATCTGGGACGTTTGGAAACTTTAGTGTACTGTCCGATGATATTCCAGCAAAACATCGAAAAAATGTATGAACTGCGAATTATCTATGTCGACGGTATTTTTTTTACCGGTAAAATTAATGCCCAGGCTTCAGAAGCCGGAAAAACCGATTGGCGTGCGGCAAAAGATATTATGCCGTCCTGGGAATTATATACCTTACCGGAACCAATTTGTCTGGCTCTTGAAAAAATGATGCGTGACATCGGTTTGTATTTCGGGGCAATTGACATGATTCGCCAAAAAGGAGGGCAATATGTCTTTCTGGAAGTAAACCCACAAGGTGAGTGGGGTATGATTCAGCGGGATTTGGGTTACCCGATCGGGCAAACCATAGCCGAAAAACTGGTAGCAAGAATCCGCTAAGGCAGCTTTGCTTTGTATTTGAAAATTAGTAATAACTGTTATATTGAAAACACCCGGTATGGGACTGTAGATAACACAAAAAAATAGTTATGGGAAAAGTATTGATCATTACGCATTCTCAGGATAATGAATGCATCGATATCGTATCGGGAAAAATTAGAGAACACGGCGGAGAACCGATCCGTTTTAATGTAGATGAATATCCGCTTAAATATAGTTTAAGTAGCTGTTTTGAAAACGGAGAATGGAAAATATATCTGGATTATGAAGGAACCCGGGTCGGGCTTCATGATTGTGTAGCATTATGGTACAGACGCAGTATGAATTTAGGCGGAGACCTGAGTCAAGTGCTGGAAAGAGAATATCTGGCTAGTACCTATGGTGAAATCCGCGCTACTTTATTTGGATTTTTAGAAAGTTTACCTTGTTTTCAGATCGGAAAATATAGTAAATACCGACGTTTGGATAGTAAAGAAGAACAAATGCGTATTGCCGATTTCCTGGGGATGAAAGTTCCGGAATCTTGTATTACCAATAGCCCGCAAGAGGCGAAACGTTTTGTAAGAGCGCATCCGAAAGGGGTGATTACCAAAATGCAAAGCTCGTTTGCCATCGAAAGAAATGGGGTTGAAAATGTTGTGTTTACGAATCTGATTAAGGAAGAAGATCTGGACGAAATTGAAACTTTACAATATTGTCCGATGCAGTTCCAGGAAAAACTGGAGAAAAAAGTAGAATTGCGAATTACAATCGTAGGAGATGAGGTATATGCTTTTGAAATCGATTCTCAAAAACTGGATAATGCCAAGTTAGACTGGCGTAGGGAAGGTGTTGAATTATTACAGGATTGGAAACCGTATGAGCTGCCTTCCGACTTAAAAGATAAGCTGCTACAAATGATGGATATGTATGAAGTGAACTACGGTGCGATCGATATCATTGTAACACCGGACGACGACTATTATTTCCTTGAAATCAATTCGGCCGGAGAATTTTTCTGGTTGGATCGACTACTGGAAGATAATCCGATTTCGGAGCAAATAGCCAAGGTACTTTTAGGTAAGGCGAACCGTAGGTATACGCCGGTTTTCGAAAGAAATACAATGACTGTTTAGTATAAAACGTTATAAATTATCTCATACAAAAATTAAAAGCGCTCTATTTAGGGTGCTTTTTTTATTTGCTTTTGTATTTTTACAATCCTATTGAATCATTATGCGCTACCTATTTATATTACCGTTGTTTTTTAGTTTTTTTACGACCAAAGCTCAGGTTGCCGTGCAACATTGCGGTTACGATTTTACGTCCTATCTGGTGTTGGATGTCCATGAAAATGGTAAAAAAGAAACCATTAAAGATTTAAAAATCACGATTGTGGATAGTGCGGGAAATGATGTGATCAACCTAAATAACGCCTATAGTTGGACCAATGCAAACAAGGCGTTGGTTTTTTCGTTGAATTATAAGATTGATGATAACGGCAAAAGAATTACAACAGAAACGGATAAAAATGCAAAGAGCCGTTGGTTTTTTCCTTTTGCAAAAGAAAATTATCTGCTTTCGGTAGCGAATACATTTCCGGCCGAAAATTTTTCGATAAAAGTAGAAGATGTCGACGGAAAGGCGAACGGTGGCTTGTTTAAAACACAAATCGTTCCGTTGAACAGCTATAATATGTATGTGTTGTGTTCGGCACAAAACGAACGACAGGCAATGCAGTTCGGACCCAGAACCAACCGACCGGTAGAGATTATTCTGGAACGTTAAACAGTAGGCATAAAAAAACACCATCAGTATAGGAAGGTGTTTTTTTATGGATTATTCTTCAATCGGGTTGGAAACCGAAATAATGCGCAGTGATTTTACTCCGGCCGGCATTTCCCAATCGACTTCATCATTTTCTTTAAAACCGATCAGCGCGATGCTAAGCGGTGCAATTACCGATACTTTTCCTTCTTTGATATTGGAAAGTTGCGGCAGTACAATCTGAATTTTCATACGTTGTTTGGCTTTTGTATCTTCAATTTCCACAAAAGAATTGATACGTACAATATTGTCTTCCAGGACATCGTTTTTGTTTACAATGGCTCGGTCCAACTCCTGCGACAATTGCATTATTTCTTTTTTACTGGTACTGTTCTGACTGCTTTTTGTCAATTCACGAAGCAACTGATAATCGGTCAGTGTTAATACAGGTATTGGTTTCATAACTATTATCTTTAAAAATTAGACATTTCCTTTTTACTATTCGTTTCTTTTTCTTTAAAATATAACTCGGCAAAACTCTGGTTGGAATTACCTGATGTTCTGCGGTAAAAGACACCTGGTGTAATCTCTTTCGGGTTTTCAAAACCACAGGCTCCGATAAATTCACCTAAAGCTTTCATCGTATTTTTATGGAAATTCGCCACACGCACACTCTTATCGGTGATATCAATTCCTTTGTATAACGCTTTATCCTGAGTTGCAATTCCTACCGGACACTTTCCGCTATCACACTGTAACGCCTGGATGCATCCCAGCGAAAACATCATTCCACGCGCACTGTAACATGCATCGGCACCCAGAGCCATTGCTTTTGCCATATCGAAAGCAGAAATTACTTTTCCGGCAGCAAGAATTTTGATTTGCTCGCGAATTCCGTATTGGCGTAGGGTAGCGCTCACAAATACCAGTGCATCCGATAAGGCCATTCCCATATAATCGATAAATTCCATTGGAGCAGCTCCGGTTCCACCTTCTGCTCCGTCAACAGTGATAAAATCCGGAAAAATCCGGGTTTCCATCATCGCTTCTACAATGGTTACAAATTCGTCCTGACGACCGATACAGATTTTAAAACCGACTGGTTTTCCATTGGATAACTGTCGTAACTGATTGATAAAATACAAAAGCTCGATAGCATTGCTAAACGCCGTATGTGCCGATGGTGAATGTACTGTAGTATAGGGTTCAATACTTCGAATCTTGGCAATTTCGGGTGTGTTTTTTTCCGCCGGCAATAATCCGCCGTGACCCGGTTTGGCACCTTGCGACAACTTTAACTCGATCATTTTTACTTCCGGATAAGCGGCTCTTTCGGCAAATAATTCATTCGAAAACGTACCATCCTGATTACGACAACCAAAATATCCGGTTCCGATTTGCCAGATTAAATCACCTCCCTGACGATGATAGTCACTAATACCACCTTCGCCGGTGTTATGCGCAAATCCACCCATTTTGGCACCTTTGTTTAAAGAAGTAACGGCTGTTTTACTCAACGCTCCGTAGCTCATCGCACTAATGTTTAAAATGCTGGAACTATAAGGTTGCAAACACTGTGTATTCCCAATCGTAATACGGAAAGTCGATTCGTCTGCCTTTTTAGGATATACCGAATGTGCCGCCCATTCATAGCCGATACGATTCGGGTCGTCCTGCATTCCAAAGGATACCGTTTGTTTTTCGTTTTTGGCACGTTGGTAAACGATAGATCGTTGCCGTCGGTTAAAAGGTTTCCCGTCCAGTTCGCCTTCAAAGAAATACTGGCGGAATTCGGGGCGAACCGATTCGAACAGATAACGCATCCTGCCAATTAACGGGTAGTTACGACGAATGGAGTGGCGTGGCTGAAAGGTGTCGACAGCAATAATAACCATCAGGGCTATCGGAAGTAAGAGGACTTCCCAGGCCCAACCGTGGAATTTTACAAAATACAAACCTGCGATTAAAGCGGTAATCGCTACAAACCAAATAATTTGACGTGCAACAAGGGATGCAAAAAACTTTTTAGATGTCATGATAAATATACAAAAGTGTCCGGCAGCGTTTATCGGCCGAAAAAAATTAATTTACTGTATAAAGTGTAAAGGATGTACCCGCGTATATATGCAAAAAGAAAAACGAACTATATACGGGGCCTAATTGATGAAGGCTTTGTTGTGCGAAAATAGAACAGCCAGACTGCGTTTCCTTACAGAAAGCAATGGCCTGATAACCGTTAATAGAGGACTACTTAACATGGTGTTCTTTTTGTTTACACAGGGCAAAGGTAGGTATTTTTTTTATATCTGCATTATTTCCACTTAATATTGCAGCCCAGACTGGGTTTTTGAATCGGATTGATCACCCTGTTATAAACGATTCCGTCGATGGCACCGCGTAAATCACTACCACTTAATGGAATACCGTTCCCAGGTCTGCTGTCATCCAATTGTCCACGGTAGACCAGTTTATTCAAGCTGTCGAATAAATAGAAATCGGGCGTACAAGCCGCATCATAGTCGCGTGCAACCTGTTGGGTTTCATCATACAGATAGGGAAATTCAAATTTGTTTTCAAAGGCAAATTCGGTCATTAATTCCGGGGCATCCTGCGGATAATTAACAATATCGTTACTCGAAATCGCGATAAAACCAACGCCTTGTACGCGATAGTCGTTAGCAATTCGAACCACTTCTTCTATAACATGATGTACAAACGGACAATGGTTGCAGATAAACAACACCACAGTTCCTTTTTCGCCTTTTAAATCGGAAAACGAATAAAACGTATCTGACGAATTGGTGTCTTTTAGGTAAAATTCAGGAGCAATAGTACCTAATGGTAACATATTTGACGGAGTACGGGCCATATTTAGCAGATTGTTAAAAGTGCCTAAAGATAAGAATTTACCGAATGATTTGCTAATTTTGAAAAAAACGAATCTAAAAAGAAAATGAATCAAGAGACTATTTCGTGGGACGATTTTGAAAAAGTAGAAATGAGAGTCGGAACCATTTTGGAAGTTAACGATTTCCCTGAAGCCCGTAAACCGGCGTATCAACTAACCATCGATTTTGGAGCGGCAATCGGAATCCGAAAATCATCAGCACAAATCA from Flavobacterium sp. WV_118_3 harbors:
- a CDS encoding microviridin/marinostatin family tricyclic proteinase inhibitor — protein: MKNNKDLKKPFFANFLENQMSNEEKSTVQGGDIITLKTADTIYVTLKYPSDNEDGPGPIVTSKNLDMMQTMKYPSDNDETGGPILVPDTDPTML
- a CDS encoding MvdC/MvdD family ATP grasp protein; translation: MGKVLIITHSQDNECIDIVSGKIREHGGEPIRFNVDEYPLKYSLSSCFENGEWKIYLDYEGTRVGLHDCVALWYRRSMNLGGDLSQVLEREYLASTYGEIRATLFGFLESLPCFQIGKYSKYRRLDSKEEQMRIADFLGMKVPESCITNSPQEAKRFVRAHPKGVITKMQSSFAIERNGVENVVFTNLIKEEDLDEIETLQYCPMQFQEKLEKKVELRITIVGDEVYAFEIDSQKLDNAKLDWRREGVELLQDWKPYELPSDLKDKLLQMMDMYEVNYGAIDIIVTPDDDYYFLEINSAGEFFWLDRLLEDNPISEQIAKVLLGKANRRYTPVFERNTMTV
- a CDS encoding class I SAM-dependent methyltransferase; the protein is MEIPKDYLATNKATWNQKVDYHVDSDFYNTEAFLNGKSTLNDIELHLLGDVTGKKILHLQCHFGQDTLSLARMGAKVTGMDLSDKAIAKARELAEQLNLDATFVCSDVYDLPHQLEGEFDIVFTSYGTIGWLPDLDKWAQVIHHFLKPGGKFVFAEFHPVVWMFDYDFTKIEYSYFNTETIIETTSGTYADKEAPLKNESVSWNHPLTEVFQSLIKNTLEINTFEEYDYSPYSCFNEVEEFAPNKFRIKHLDNKIPMVYAIVATKK
- a CDS encoding MFS transporter; translated protein: MNLSKTDVGFMAIATGLIVANLYYCQPLIILIAKEFAIPEDQAGTITYLTQAGYAIGMFFMVPLGDKLERKKQIQFTTLAAVVALIIAATASNFRMLQIASFLIGAASIVPQLILPLSASLASPEQRGKVIGTVMSGLLVGILISRTVSGFIGAWLGWRGMFWIAAVLCLLIVVVIQKKFPVNKPDFKGTYGELLQSLFSLIKTQPMLREATLINALSFAQFGAFWTTMVLLLSGDPFNFNSATIGLFGIVGASGALAAPLVGKLGDKGNPRVVIGYGCLLLLISFIVFYFSSESMIGIMIGIVFIDVGLQSVHISNQTRVYSLLPEARNRMNTVYMSFSFLGTALGSAFGLWLWNFGKWQAFSIGGAMLSVASIIIYALTYKRK
- a CDS encoding FMN-binding glutamate synthase family protein — translated: MTSKKFFASLVARQIIWFVAITALIAGLYFVKFHGWAWEVLLLPIALMVIIAVDTFQPRHSIRRNYPLIGRMRYLFESVRPEFRQYFFEGELDGKPFNRRQRSIVYQRAKNEKQTVSFGMQDDPNRIGYEWAAHSVYPKKADESTFRITIGNTQCLQPYSSSILNISAMSYGALSKTAVTSLNKGAKMGGFAHNTGEGGISDYHRQGGDLIWQIGTGYFGCRNQDGTFSNELFAERAAYPEVKMIELKLSQGAKPGHGGLLPAEKNTPEIAKIRSIEPYTTVHSPSAHTAFSNAIELLYFINQLRQLSNGKPVGFKICIGRQDEFVTIVEAMMETRIFPDFITVDGAEGGTGAAPMEFIDYMGMALSDALVFVSATLRQYGIREQIKILAAGKVISAFDMAKAMALGADACYSARGMMFSLGCIQALQCDSGKCPVGIATQDKALYKGIDITDKSVRVANFHKNTMKALGEFIGACGFENPKEITPGVFYRRTSGNSNQSFAELYFKEKETNSKKEMSNF
- a CDS encoding GreA/GreB family elongation factor, with product MKPIPVLTLTDYQLLRELTKSSQNSTSKKEIMQLSQELDRAIVNKNDVLEDNIVRINSFVEIEDTKAKQRMKIQIVLPQLSNIKEGKVSVIAPLSIALIGFKENDEVDWEMPAGVKSLRIISVSNPIEE
- a CDS encoding thioredoxin family protein, which codes for MARTPSNMLPLGTIAPEFYLKDTNSSDTFYSFSDLKGEKGTVVLFICNHCPFVHHVIEEVVRIANDYRVQGVGFIAISSNDIVNYPQDAPELMTEFAFENKFEFPYLYDETQQVARDYDAACTPDFYLFDSLNKLVYRGQLDDSRPGNGIPLSGSDLRGAIDGIVYNRVINPIQKPSLGCNIKWK
- a CDS encoding peptidylprolyl isomerase gives rise to the protein MQDGIYAKFNTNKGVILVKLTHDKTPGTVGNFIGLAEGNLENDVKPQGKPYYDGLKFHRVISDFMIQGGCPLGSGVGGPGYQFDDEFHPELKHDTPGVLSMANAGPGTNGSQFFITHVETPWLDNKHTVFGHVVEGQDIVDAIQQDDVIESLEIVRVGEEAQKWNAIEAFRTFEGSREKRLAEQKRQAEEALEKLAAGFEKTESGLRYKMIQKGNGKQAEKGKTVSVHYSGSLENGMVFDSSYKRKQPIEFPLGKGHVIEGWDEGIALLQVGDKARFVIPSYLGYGSRGAGGVIPPDATLIFDVELMDVK
- a CDS encoding DUF1569 domain-containing protein, coding for MKSLYNTNSNQEIIDRINQLSPHSLSHWGKMTVSQMMEHCQAPLKVAFGELTIQQSLIGFLFGRMAKKKLVSDKPFDPNIPTAKEFIITHEPDFDAAKKTLIEHVSRFQNGPSVIKNLKHPFFGPMTAEEWDISQWKHLDHHLRQFGV
- a CDS encoding MvdC/MvdD family ATP grasp protein, with amino-acid sequence MILCISHSNDFYTIDIVIERLKELGKEVFRLNSDTFSDQLEFEYTVDQHGHTVRLKQDGVLVSLDAIEAVYYRKLWHINVPDDLDDAFKNIYLQEYTTMRSLFFESLRHLPWMNPMELDHRIAENKLEQLVFARKSGLNIPETLITNEPEKVKTFFHTVCNGNMIAKLHGSLSRSMKGDTPFFPTTRIEESDLGRLETLVYCPMIFQQNIEKMYELRIIYVDGIFFTGKINAQASEAGKTDWRAAKDIMPSWELYTLPEPICLALEKMMRDIGLYFGAIDMIRQKGGQYVFLEVNPQGEWGMIQRDLGYPIGQTIAEKLVARIR